The sequence below is a genomic window from Halarchaeum grantii.
ATCACGAGTACCTGGAGGCTGTGTGACCCGTCTGCCAAAATGAAGAACAGCGCTGTCAGGAGATAGGGGATGAGGCCGATGGTCAGGAGTGCAGAGAGCGGTGTGCTGAAGGGGAGCCTCGATCCGGTAGCTTCGACGAGGGTTGTCATCCAAATCGAGTGATCAGCGTACTCCTCGTGATCTGTCATGTGTGGCGTGGTTGTATGGTTGAGAGACCCCCGCATAATAGTTTGCAGCCACCGCACGTCGGAGCGGAGCGGCCAGTACTGGCCACGAGACCCCATCGTGTCGAGCTGAGCCACGCGACTTCACTGAACGAGCGGGTGTGCTGAACCGCGTGATCGCTGTCGCGGTTTAACGCCCCTGCTGAGCGTGGGGTGACATGATCAGGTGCTCGTCGTCGCGGTCGCTTCGAGCTCTTCGACTTCGGTTCGGAGGTCCTCGAACAGCTCCTCGGCCTGATCGTCGTCGTAGTCGGTGTGATACTCCTTCGGGACTCCCTGCTTGGCGAGATTGACGTGGCGGTCCGGCGTCACGTCGTGGTTTTCGAGGCTCTTCCGGGCACACTCCAGCGGGCAGCCATCGATGACGAGCATCGGTCGGTCCGACGTGGCCGTGTTGACCAGCGGCCCGACGCCACCGCCGACGCCGGCGATACAGGACATTTCGGCGTGACGCTCCCGGTCGAGTCTGACCGCGAGGTCGTTGGCCATCTGGGCCGCGCTCGAACACCCTGAACAGGAGTAGACCAGCGGCAGGTCGTCGTACTCGTTCGACATCACCTCGGCGTTCCGTGGCAGCCAACGAGAGAGTTGTCCCGAATCCGTTCGCCTCCGACCACACCGCCCTGGTAGGGCGGTTGGGCGGCCGAGGGGCGT
It includes:
- a CDS encoding putative zinc-binding protein codes for the protein MSNEYDDLPLVYSCSGCSSAAQMANDLAVRLDRERHAEMSCIAGVGGGVGPLVNTATSDRPMLVIDGCPLECARKSLENHDVTPDRHVNLAKQGVPKEYHTDYDDDQAEELFEDLRTEVEELEATATTST